A genomic region of Mycobacterium senriense contains the following coding sequences:
- a CDS encoding Ku protein — translation MRSIWKGSIAFGLVNVPVKVYSATQDHDIKFHQVHAKDNGRIRYQRVCEVDGETVEYRDIARAYESDDGQMVIITDDDIATLPEERSREIEVLEFVPASEVDPMLFDRSYFLEPDSKSSKSYVLLAKTLAETDRMAIVHFTLRNKTRLAALRVKDFGKRDVMVIHTLLWPDEIRDPDFPILDKKVEIKPAELKMAGQVVESMAEDFNPDRYHDTYQEQLQELVDAKLEGGEAFTTEEQPKELDETEDVSDLLAKLEASVKARSGNGKAPTKKAAAKKAPAKKTAAKKAPAKKAASKASSKS, via the coding sequence ATGCGCTCCATCTGGAAGGGTTCCATCGCGTTCGGGCTGGTGAACGTCCCGGTCAAGGTGTACAGCGCCACCCAGGACCACGACATCAAGTTCCACCAGGTACACGCCAAGGACAACGGCCGCATCCGCTACCAACGCGTTTGCGAGGTGGACGGCGAGACGGTCGAATACCGTGACATCGCCCGGGCCTACGAATCCGACGACGGTCAGATGGTCATCATCACCGACGACGACATCGCCACCCTGCCCGAAGAACGCAGCCGTGAGATCGAAGTGCTGGAGTTCGTTCCGGCCAGCGAGGTTGACCCGATGCTGTTCGACCGCAGCTACTTCCTGGAGCCGGACTCGAAGTCATCGAAATCCTATGTGCTGCTCGCTAAGACGCTCGCGGAGACGGATCGGATGGCGATCGTCCACTTCACGCTGCGCAACAAGACCCGGCTGGCGGCCTTGCGCGTCAAAGACTTCGGCAAGCGCGACGTGATGGTGATCCACACCTTGTTGTGGCCCGACGAGATCCGCGATCCGGACTTCCCCATTCTGGACAAGAAGGTTGAGATCAAGCCGGCCGAACTCAAGATGGCGGGTCAGGTGGTGGAGTCGATGGCCGAAGATTTCAATCCCGACCGCTACCACGACACCTACCAGGAGCAGCTACAAGAGCTGGTCGACGCCAAACTCGAAGGCGGAGAAGCGTTTACCACCGAGGAACAGCCCAAGGAGCTGGACGAGACCGAGGACGTCTCCGATCTGCTCGCCAAGCTGGAGGCCAGCGTGAAGGCGCGTTCCGGTAACGGCAAGGCACCCACGAAGAAGGCCGCGGCCAAGAAGGCCCCCGCGAAGAAAACGGCCGCCAAGAAGGCTCCGGCCAAGAAGGCGGCCTCGAAGGCGTCGTCGAAATCCTGA
- the pstA gene encoding phosphate ABC transporter permease PstA: MTVEALDRPVKVEVFRPVSFRRRITNSAATVFFLGSFCVALVPLIWVLWIVVERGWYAVTQSGWWTHSLHGVLPEQFSGGIYHALYGTLVQAGVAAALAVPLGLMTAVFLVEYGSGRLVRLTTFMVDVLAGVPSIVAALFIFSLWIATLGFQQSSFAVSLALVLLMLPVVVRSGEEMLRLVPDDLREASYALGVSKWKTIVRIVFPIAMPGIVSGILLSVARVIGETAPVLVLVGYSRSINVDIFHGNMASLPLLIYTELTNPEHAGFLRIWGAALTLIIMVAVINIVAALTRFLSTRRR; the protein is encoded by the coding sequence GTGACGGTTGAAGCACTGGACCGGCCGGTCAAGGTCGAGGTGTTCCGGCCGGTGAGCTTCCGGCGCCGGATCACCAACAGCGCCGCGACGGTTTTCTTCCTGGGCTCGTTCTGCGTCGCGCTGGTGCCGCTGATCTGGGTGTTGTGGATCGTCGTCGAGCGCGGCTGGTACGCGGTCACGCAATCGGGCTGGTGGACCCACTCACTGCACGGCGTGTTGCCGGAACAGTTCTCCGGCGGCATCTACCACGCGCTCTACGGCACGCTGGTGCAGGCCGGGGTGGCCGCCGCCCTGGCCGTGCCGCTGGGCTTGATGACGGCGGTCTTCCTCGTGGAATACGGATCCGGGCGCCTGGTGCGACTGACGACGTTCATGGTCGACGTGCTCGCGGGCGTGCCCTCGATCGTGGCAGCGCTGTTCATCTTCAGCCTCTGGATCGCAACACTGGGCTTCCAGCAGAGTTCGTTCGCGGTGTCGCTGGCCCTGGTCCTGCTGATGCTGCCGGTGGTGGTGCGCTCCGGCGAGGAGATGCTGCGGCTGGTGCCCGACGACCTGCGCGAGGCCAGCTACGCGCTCGGTGTGTCCAAATGGAAGACGATCGTGCGGATCGTCTTCCCGATCGCGATGCCCGGCATCGTGTCCGGAATCCTGTTGTCCGTCGCACGAGTCATCGGCGAAACCGCGCCGGTGCTGGTGCTGGTTGGCTACAGCCGTTCGATCAACGTCGACATCTTCCACGGCAATATGGCGTCACTGCCGCTGCTGATCTACACCGAGCTCACCAACCCCGAACACGCGGGCTTCCTGCGGATCTGGGGTGCGGCGCTGACCCTGATCATCATGGTCGCCGTCATCAACATCGTCGCGGCGCTGACCCGCTTCCTGTCCACCCGCAGGCGCTGA
- a CDS encoding mannitol dehydrogenase family protein, translating into MASAINLNNAIDLNNASLSELPIDAPKYDRGSVSVGIAHIGAGHFHRAHQASYINLLLQQGLAHEWGICGIGVMPADWTMRDVLNDQDGLYTLILENPNGSRDAQVIGSIIDYRYAPDDPDSALEVLAAPSTRIISLTITEGGYRDPDGPAFALITEALARRRQRGIAAPTIASCDNIENNGEVARRTVLASAEHVDPELAEWVAEHVRFPSSMVDRITPATTLEMAAEVRRDFGVNDRWPVVAEPFTAWVIEDSFADGRPPLEQAGVLLVDDVRPYELMKLRLLNAGHQCLAYFAHLCGFKFVHEAASDPLFAEFLRAYFESEAIPTLPPVPGIDLHEYGRTLVERFANPAVRDTVARLCAYSSDRIPKFLYPVICDNLANGGPVRLAAAVVASWARYAEGVDEWGNPYEVLDQLADSLIPIARSQHENPTVFIEITAVFSDLAHQPRFVEAYLWALDSLHTKGARATLDALVR; encoded by the coding sequence ATGGCCAGCGCGATCAACCTGAACAACGCGATCGATCTGAACAATGCGTCGCTCTCCGAGCTGCCGATCGACGCGCCGAAGTATGACCGCGGCAGCGTCAGCGTCGGAATCGCGCACATCGGCGCCGGTCACTTCCACCGGGCGCATCAGGCCTCCTACATCAATCTGCTGCTGCAGCAAGGTTTGGCGCACGAGTGGGGCATTTGCGGGATCGGTGTGATGCCCGCCGACTGGACCATGCGCGACGTCCTCAATGACCAGGACGGGCTGTACACACTGATCCTGGAAAACCCCAACGGCAGCCGGGATGCCCAGGTGATCGGCTCGATCATCGACTACCGCTACGCCCCGGACGATCCGGATTCGGCGTTGGAGGTGCTGGCCGCCCCCTCCACCCGGATCATTTCGCTGACCATCACCGAAGGTGGCTACCGCGACCCCGACGGGCCCGCCTTCGCCTTGATCACCGAGGCGCTCGCCCGACGGCGCCAGCGCGGGATCGCGGCGCCGACGATCGCCTCCTGCGACAACATCGAGAACAACGGTGAGGTCGCCAGGCGTACCGTGCTCGCGAGCGCCGAACACGTGGATCCCGAGTTGGCCGAGTGGGTGGCGGAGCACGTCCGGTTCCCGAGTTCGATGGTCGATCGCATCACCCCGGCAACGACTTTGGAGATGGCCGCGGAAGTGCGACGCGACTTCGGCGTCAACGACCGGTGGCCGGTGGTGGCCGAGCCGTTCACCGCCTGGGTGATCGAGGACTCCTTCGCCGACGGTCGGCCGCCGCTGGAGCAGGCGGGCGTGCTGTTGGTCGACGATGTGCGCCCGTACGAGCTGATGAAGCTGCGACTGCTCAACGCGGGACATCAGTGCCTGGCCTACTTCGCCCATCTCTGCGGCTTCAAATTCGTCCACGAGGCCGCGAGCGATCCGTTGTTCGCCGAATTCCTGCGTGCCTACTTCGAATCCGAAGCCATCCCAACGCTCCCGCCGGTGCCGGGAATCGACCTGCATGAGTATGGCCGCACGCTGGTCGAGAGGTTTGCCAACCCGGCCGTGCGGGACACCGTCGCGCGGCTGTGCGCCTACTCGTCGGATCGCATCCCGAAATTCCTGTATCCCGTCATCTGCGACAACCTGGCCAACGGCGGACCGGTCCGGCTGGCGGCAGCGGTAGTGGCGAGCTGGGCCCGATACGCCGAGGGCGTCGACGAGTGGGGCAACCCGTACGAGGTGTTGGACCAGCTGGCGGACTCGCTCATTCCGATCGCCAGGTCGCAGCACGAGAATCCCACCGTGTTCATCGAGATCACCGCGGTGTTCAGCGATCTGGCCCATCAGCCACGCTTCGTCGAGGCCTACCTCTGGGCGCTGGATTCGTTGCACACCAAGGGAGCTCGCGCGACGCTGGATGCCTTGGTGCGATGA
- the pstC gene encoding phosphate ABC transporter permease subunit PstC produces the protein MVVTRGTAISPSTGEKPALTALSQHVGRRADRLFKLMAAAAGSTIVVAILLIAVFLLLRAIPSLRVNHANFFTSAQFSTSDPAKLAFGIRDLLMVTVLSSLSALVLAVPVAVGIAVFLTQYAPKRLARPFGAVVDLLAAVPSIIFGLWGIFVLAPQIEPVGAFLNRHLGWLFLFKQGNVSLAGGGTIFTAGVVLSVMILPIVTSVSREVFRQTPRIQMEAAQALGATKWEVVRMTVLPFGRSGVVAASMLGLGRALGETVAVLIILRSAARPGNWSLFDGGYTFASKIASAAAEFSSPLPTGAYISAGFALFVLTFIVNALARAIAGGKVNG, from the coding sequence ATGGTCGTGACACGAGGAACAGCAATCAGCCCGTCGACCGGGGAGAAGCCGGCACTAACTGCGCTGAGTCAACACGTGGGGCGGCGGGCTGATCGCTTGTTCAAGTTGATGGCCGCCGCCGCCGGTTCGACGATCGTGGTCGCCATCCTGTTGATCGCGGTCTTCCTGTTGCTGCGCGCCATCCCGTCGTTGCGCGTCAACCACGCGAACTTCTTCACCAGCGCCCAGTTCAGCACCAGCGACCCGGCGAAGCTCGCGTTCGGCATCCGCGACCTGCTCATGGTCACGGTGCTCAGTTCGCTCAGCGCGCTGGTGCTGGCCGTCCCGGTCGCGGTCGGCATCGCCGTGTTCCTCACCCAGTACGCGCCGAAGCGGCTGGCGCGCCCCTTCGGCGCGGTGGTGGACCTGCTGGCCGCGGTGCCGTCGATCATCTTCGGGCTGTGGGGAATCTTCGTACTCGCACCCCAGATCGAGCCGGTGGGCGCGTTTCTCAACCGCCACCTCGGCTGGCTGTTCCTGTTCAAGCAGGGCAATGTCTCGTTGGCCGGTGGCGGCACCATCTTCACCGCCGGCGTCGTGCTCTCGGTGATGATCCTGCCCATCGTCACGTCCGTCTCGCGTGAAGTGTTTCGGCAGACCCCGCGCATCCAGATGGAGGCGGCGCAGGCGCTGGGCGCCACCAAATGGGAGGTGGTGCGGATGACCGTGCTGCCGTTCGGCCGCAGCGGGGTCGTCGCGGCCTCGATGCTGGGGCTGGGCCGAGCGCTGGGCGAGACGGTGGCGGTGCTGATCATCTTGCGTTCGGCCGCCCGCCCGGGTAATTGGTCGCTGTTCGACGGCGGGTACACGTTCGCCTCGAAGATCGCGTCCGCGGCCGCGGAGTTCAGCTCGCCGCTGCCGACGGGGGCGTACATCTCGGCGGGATTCGCGCTGTTCGTCTTGACGTTCATCGTCAATGCGCTCGCCCGCGCGATCGCCGGCGGCAAGGTCAACGGATGA
- a CDS encoding carbohydrate kinase family protein: MTRGLVIGESLIDIVGSEEHVGGSPLNVAVGLGRLGREIDFLTAIADDPYGRRIVDYVEAAGVQLVSESRSAQRTPTARSTISEDGSADYVFDLDWRLSGTPPVAPPLFVHTGSIAAVQDPGCLAVAALIDTYRVSATVTFDPNVRPSLIADRELAVERIEHLIERSDIVKVSEEDLRWIDPAHPPEQIAQTWLRLGPAIVAVTMADRGAVAYCAAGVARVPTRAVHVVDTVGAGDSFMAGLLDALWESGSLGGDRRADLHAIEVDALTTALEAASLSAALTVARAGADLPDRAALDAASDQ; the protein is encoded by the coding sequence ATGACTCGCGGGCTGGTGATCGGCGAGTCGCTGATCGACATCGTCGGGAGCGAAGAGCACGTCGGCGGCAGTCCGCTCAACGTCGCCGTCGGACTCGGCCGGCTGGGCCGCGAAATCGACTTCCTGACCGCGATCGCCGACGACCCGTATGGGCGACGCATCGTCGACTACGTCGAAGCCGCAGGGGTGCAACTGGTTTCGGAAAGCCGGAGCGCGCAGCGCACGCCGACCGCGCGGTCAACCATCTCCGAAGACGGGTCGGCCGACTACGTGTTCGATCTGGACTGGCGGCTCTCCGGAACGCCGCCGGTCGCCCCGCCGCTATTCGTCCATACCGGATCGATTGCCGCTGTGCAGGATCCGGGCTGCCTGGCGGTCGCGGCGCTGATCGACACATATCGAGTCTCGGCCACGGTCACCTTCGATCCCAACGTTCGGCCGTCGCTGATCGCCGACCGGGAACTGGCCGTCGAACGCATCGAGCACCTCATCGAGCGCAGCGACATCGTGAAGGTCAGCGAGGAAGACCTACGCTGGATAGACCCCGCTCACCCGCCCGAGCAGATCGCGCAAACGTGGCTGCGGTTGGGTCCGGCCATCGTGGCGGTGACAATGGCCGACCGGGGCGCGGTGGCCTACTGCGCGGCGGGCGTCGCCCGGGTGCCGACGCGCGCGGTGCACGTGGTCGACACCGTCGGCGCCGGTGACTCGTTCATGGCCGGCCTGCTCGACGCGCTGTGGGAATCGGGATCGCTGGGCGGTGACCGTCGCGCCGACTTACACGCGATCGAGGTGGACGCGCTGACGACGGCGCTGGAAGCGGCGAGCCTGTCCGCGGCGCTGACCGTCGCTCGCGCCGGAGCTGACCTGCCGGATCGGGCCGCGCTGGACGCGGCTTCGGATCAGTAG